A genomic window from Streptomyces sp. MST-110588 includes:
- a CDS encoding helix-turn-helix domain-containing protein — translation MSQDSAAVPDAARKLAARRRREIVAVLLFSGGPIFESSIPLSVFGIDRQDAGVPRYRLLVCAGEDAPLRTTGGLELSAPYGLEAIARAGTVVVPAWRSITQAPPPAALDALRRAHEEGARIVGLCTGAFVLAAAGLLDGRPATTHWMYAPTLAKRYPSVHVDPRELFVDDGDVLTSAGTAAGIDLCLHIVRTDHGADAANALARRLVVPPRRTASDLGHQRYLDRSLPEEIGADPLAEVVAWALEHLHEQFDVETLAARAYMSRRTFDRRFRSLTGSAPLQWLITQRVLQAQRLLETSDYSVDEVAGRCGFRSPVALRGHFRRQLGASPAAYRAAYRARRPQNGVPEQAVRENRPDRGERTGPIGAAADRFAAATASAGQGGHAPGVPGGHHIQGGGHPHGTHSGQGSHGVHGTQGGGHGHATTMANVTSAANAAMLTPPDPDKPESDAYSHRVPEQSAGRSGARPLLPGQRERPVG, via the coding sequence ATGAGCCAGGACTCCGCTGCCGTACCAGATGCCGCACGCAAGCTCGCCGCCCGACGACGCCGCGAAATAGTCGCGGTGCTTCTCTTCAGTGGCGGCCCTATTTTCGAGAGCTCCATTCCGCTCTCGGTCTTCGGCATCGACCGCCAGGACGCGGGTGTTCCCCGCTACCGACTACTTGTGTGCGCGGGCGAAGATGCACCTTTGCGCACCACGGGGGGCCTTGAGCTGTCGGCCCCCTATGGGCTGGAGGCGATCGCCCGGGCGGGCACGGTCGTCGTACCGGCCTGGCGGTCCATCACCCAGGCCCCGCCACCGGCCGCGCTCGACGCGCTGCGCCGGGCGCATGAAGAGGGGGCCCGGATCGTCGGGCTGTGCACGGGGGCATTCGTGCTCGCCGCCGCGGGACTGCTGGACGGCCGTCCCGCGACGACACACTGGATGTACGCACCGACGCTCGCCAAACGCTATCCGTCCGTCCATGTGGACCCGCGCGAGCTCTTCGTCGACGACGGAGACGTGCTGACCTCGGCGGGGACGGCCGCCGGCATCGACCTGTGCCTGCACATCGTCCGTACGGATCATGGTGCGGACGCCGCGAACGCGCTGGCCAGGCGCCTGGTCGTGCCGCCCCGGCGGACCGCCTCGGACCTGGGGCACCAGCGCTACCTGGACAGGTCATTACCGGAGGAGATCGGTGCGGACCCGCTCGCCGAGGTCGTGGCGTGGGCCCTGGAGCACCTCCACGAACAGTTCGACGTGGAGACCCTGGCCGCGCGCGCCTATATGAGCCGCCGCACCTTCGACCGCCGTTTCCGCTCCCTGACCGGAAGCGCTCCGCTCCAGTGGCTGATCACTCAGCGTGTTCTCCAGGCCCAGCGACTGCTGGAGACCTCCGACTATTCGGTCGACGAGGTCGCCGGACGCTGCGGCTTCCGTTCGCCGGTCGCGCTGCGCGGGCACTTCCGGCGGCAGCTCGGCGCCTCGCCCGCGGCCTACCGCGCGGCGTACCGCGCGCGCCGGCCGCAGAACGGGGTGCCGGAGCAGGCGGTACGGGAGAACCGGCCGGACCGCGGGGAGCGCACAGGCCCGATCGGCGCCGCCGCGGACCGTTTCGCGGCGGCGACGGCGAGCGCCGGGCAGGGCGGGCACGCACCGGGCGTACCCGGCGGTCACCACATACAGGGTGGCGGCCACCCCCATGGCACTCACAGCGGCCAGGGAAGTCATGGCGTTCATGGCACCCAGGGAGGAGGACATGGCCACGCCACCACCATGGCGAACGTGACCAGTGCGGCCAATGCCGCCATGCTCACCCCGCCGG
- the glmS gene encoding glutamine--fructose-6-phosphate transaminase (isomerizing) → MCGIVGYIGKRDVAPLLLEGLQRLEYRGYDSAGIAIHAKGSGKTPGGLKTAKAKGRVRELESRLPKRFAGTTGIAHTRWATHGAPTDENAHPHTDAEGKVAVVHNGIIDNASELRAKLTADGIAFASETDTEVLAHLIARSQAPTLEEKVRDALRVIEGTYGIAVLHADFADRIVVARNGSPVVLGIGEKEMFVSSDVAALVSHTRQIITLDDGEMATLKADDYRTYTTEGSRTSATPTTVEWEAESYDMGGHDTYMHKEICEQADAVDRVLRGRIDDRFSTVHLGGLNLDAREARSVRRVKILGCGTSYHAGQIGAQMIEELARIPSDAEPASEFRYRNPVVDPETLYVAVSQSGETYDVLAAVQELKRKGARVLGVVNVVGSAIARETDGGVYVHAGPEVCVVSTKCFTNTVVAFALLALHLGRIRDLSVADGKRIIEGLRKLPTQIQEILEMEDEVKKLAAEYADARSMMFIGRVRGYPVAREASLKLKEISYIHAEAYPASELKHGPLALIEPAMPTVAIVPDDDLLEKNRAAMEEIKARSGRILAVAHQEQEKADHTIVVPKNEHELDPILMGIPLQLLAYHVALAMGRDIDKPRNLAKSVTVE, encoded by the coding sequence ATGTGCGGGATCGTCGGATACATCGGCAAGCGGGACGTCGCCCCGCTGCTGCTTGAGGGACTTCAGCGTCTGGAGTACCGCGGTTACGACTCGGCCGGCATCGCCATCCACGCCAAGGGCTCCGGCAAGACCCCGGGCGGCCTGAAGACCGCCAAGGCCAAGGGCCGGGTCCGGGAGCTGGAGTCCCGGCTGCCCAAGCGCTTCGCGGGCACCACCGGCATCGCGCACACCCGCTGGGCCACCCACGGCGCCCCCACCGACGAGAACGCCCACCCGCACACCGACGCCGAGGGCAAGGTCGCGGTCGTCCACAACGGCATCATCGACAACGCCTCGGAGCTGCGCGCCAAGCTCACCGCCGACGGCATCGCCTTCGCCTCCGAGACCGACACCGAGGTCCTGGCCCACCTCATCGCCCGCTCCCAGGCCCCGACGCTGGAGGAGAAGGTCCGCGACGCACTGCGGGTCATCGAGGGCACGTACGGCATCGCGGTGCTGCACGCCGACTTCGCCGACCGCATCGTCGTCGCCCGCAACGGCTCCCCCGTCGTGCTCGGCATCGGCGAGAAGGAGATGTTCGTCTCTTCCGACGTCGCCGCGCTGGTCTCGCACACCCGCCAGATCATCACCCTGGACGACGGCGAGATGGCCACCCTCAAGGCGGACGACTACCGCACGTACACCACCGAGGGCTCGCGCACCTCGGCCACGCCGACCACCGTGGAGTGGGAGGCCGAGTCGTACGACATGGGCGGCCACGACACGTACATGCACAAGGAGATCTGCGAGCAGGCAGACGCGGTGGACCGGGTGCTGCGCGGCCGGATCGACGACCGCTTCTCCACCGTCCACCTGGGCGGGCTGAACCTGGACGCCCGTGAGGCACGCAGCGTGCGCCGGGTCAAGATCCTGGGCTGCGGCACCTCGTACCACGCGGGGCAGATCGGCGCCCAGATGATCGAGGAGCTGGCCCGTATCCCCTCGGACGCCGAGCCCGCGTCCGAGTTCCGCTACCGCAACCCGGTCGTGGACCCCGAGACCCTGTACGTGGCGGTCTCGCAGTCCGGTGAGACCTACGACGTACTGGCCGCCGTGCAGGAGCTCAAGCGCAAGGGCGCGCGGGTCCTGGGCGTGGTCAACGTGGTCGGCTCGGCGATCGCCCGTGAGACCGACGGCGGCGTGTACGTGCACGCCGGCCCCGAGGTCTGTGTGGTCTCCACCAAGTGCTTCACCAACACGGTGGTCGCCTTCGCGCTGCTGGCGCTGCACCTGGGCCGCATCCGCGACCTGTCCGTCGCCGACGGCAAGCGGATCATCGAGGGCCTGCGCAAGCTGCCCACCCAGATCCAGGAGATCCTGGAGATGGAGGACGAGGTCAAGAAGCTGGCCGCCGAGTACGCCGACGCCAGGTCGATGATGTTCATCGGCCGGGTGCGCGGCTACCCCGTCGCCCGCGAGGCGTCCCTCAAGCTCAAGGAGATCTCCTACATCCACGCCGAGGCGTACCCGGCCTCCGAGCTCAAGCACGGCCCGCTGGCGCTGATCGAGCCCGCCATGCCGACCGTGGCGATCGTGCCGGACGACGACCTGCTGGAGAAGAACCGGGCCGCGATGGAGGAGATCAAGGCCCGCAGCGGCCGGATCCTGGCCGTCGCGCACCAGGAGCAGGAGAAGGCCGACCACACGATCGTCGTGCCGAAGAACGAGCACGAGCTGGACCCGATCCTGATGGGTATCCCGCTGCAACTGCTGGCGTACCACGTGGCGTTGGCGATGGGCCGGGACATCGACAAGCCGCGCAACCTCGCGAAGTCCGTGACGGTCGAGTAG
- a CDS encoding TetR/AcrR family transcriptional regulator has translation MSTQAPASTSRREQILKEAARLFAERGFHGVGVDEIGAAVGISGPGLYRHFAGKDAMLAELLVGISERLLEGGRIRVAAGGENPEDPEAVLDALIEGHIDFALDDRPLITVHDRELDRLREADRKRVRRLQREYVELWVTVVRQVHPECAEAQVRACVHAVFGLLNSTPHLSRPGALPGRTEMAQLLHRLARGAFGAVSAV, from the coding sequence ATGAGTACCCAGGCCCCCGCCTCCACCAGCCGCCGTGAGCAGATCCTCAAGGAGGCCGCCCGTCTCTTCGCCGAGCGGGGCTTCCACGGGGTCGGCGTGGACGAGATAGGCGCGGCCGTCGGCATCTCCGGGCCCGGCCTCTACCGCCATTTCGCGGGCAAGGACGCCATGCTCGCCGAACTGCTCGTGGGGATCAGCGAGCGCCTGCTGGAGGGCGGCCGGATCCGGGTGGCGGCCGGCGGCGAGAACCCCGAGGACCCCGAGGCCGTACTGGACGCCCTGATCGAGGGGCACATCGACTTCGCGCTGGACGACCGCCCGCTGATCACCGTCCACGACCGCGAGCTGGACCGGCTGCGCGAGGCCGACCGCAAGCGGGTGCGGCGCCTCCAGCGGGAGTACGTGGAGCTGTGGGTCACCGTCGTCCGCCAGGTCCACCCCGAGTGTGCCGAAGCCCAGGTCCGCGCCTGTGTGCACGCCGTCTTCGGGCTGCTGAACTCCACCCCGCACCTCAGCCGTCCGGGCGCGCTTCCGGGGCGTACGGAGATGGCGCAGTTGCTGCACCGGCTGGCGCGGGGGGCGTTCGGGGCGGTGTCGGCGGTCTGA
- a CDS encoding biotin carboxylase N-terminal domain-containing protein, with translation MFDTVLVANRGEIAVRVIRTLRALGIRSVAVFSDADADARHVREADTAVRIGPAPAAESYLSVDRLLEAAARTGAQAVHPGYGFLAENAVFARACTDAGLVFIGPPSDAIDLMGDKIRAKETVQAAGVPVVPGSSGSGLSDDQLADAAREIGMPVLLKPSAGGGGKGMRLVREAARLGEEIAAARREARGSFGDDTLLVERWIDRPRHIEIQILADGHGNVLHLGERECSLQRRHQKVIEEAPSVLLDEATRAAMGAAAVQAARSCGYRGAGTVEFIVPGGGLPGSGLPGSGPRTAGSREAQEAQEAQEGCLPFYFMEMNTRLQVEHPVTELVTGLDLVEWQLRVAAGEPLAHTQQDITLTGHAIEARICAETARAADGHVDFLPSAGTVLALREPAGDGIRVDSGLLEGTEVGTSYDPMLAKVIAYGPDRPAALRRLRAALGATTVLGVDTNTGFLRALLAHPDVVSGDLDTGLIDRDAHTLVRAGVPDEVYGAAALLRQAALEPGRGAAAAEEGWTDPFSVRSGWRLGGETAWTVHHLRVPGHDPVTVRVRDAAGGSRPGAGAGSAYEVRVGDGEPVRAALVAGGDRPDTDRTVLTWDGMTHAFTAVARSGPASATDTWLGRDGGTWCVQDHDPVAATLRGAAGGHGVDALTAPMPGTVTVVKAAVGDEVAAGQGLLVVEAMKMEHVVCAPHAGVVTELDVTPGSTVAMDQVLAVVTPYESGLEGGSDGSPEGGPGGSPEGGHQDRPEGPAAGGAGKGDS, from the coding sequence ATGTTCGACACCGTTCTGGTCGCCAACCGGGGCGAGATCGCCGTCCGCGTCATCCGTACGCTGCGCGCGCTGGGCATCCGCTCCGTCGCCGTCTTCAGCGACGCGGACGCCGACGCCCGGCACGTCCGCGAGGCGGACACGGCCGTACGGATCGGTCCGGCACCCGCCGCCGAGAGCTATCTGTCCGTCGACCGCCTCCTGGAGGCCGCCGCCCGCACCGGCGCCCAGGCCGTCCACCCCGGGTACGGCTTCCTCGCCGAGAACGCCGTCTTCGCGCGGGCCTGTACGGACGCGGGGCTCGTCTTCATAGGTCCCCCGTCCGACGCCATCGACCTCATGGGCGACAAGATCCGCGCCAAGGAGACGGTGCAGGCGGCGGGCGTACCGGTCGTGCCCGGCTCCTCGGGGAGCGGGCTGAGCGATGACCAACTGGCCGACGCGGCACGCGAGATCGGTATGCCGGTGCTGCTCAAGCCGTCCGCGGGCGGTGGCGGCAAGGGCATGCGGCTCGTACGGGAGGCAGCGCGGCTCGGCGAGGAGATCGCCGCCGCCCGCCGTGAGGCTCGCGGCTCCTTCGGCGACGACACCCTCCTGGTGGAGCGCTGGATCGACCGGCCACGGCACATCGAGATCCAGATCCTGGCCGACGGCCACGGCAACGTCCTCCACCTCGGGGAGCGCGAGTGCTCCCTCCAGCGGCGCCACCAGAAGGTCATCGAGGAGGCACCGTCGGTCCTCCTGGACGAGGCCACCCGCGCCGCCATGGGGGCGGCGGCCGTCCAGGCGGCCCGCTCCTGCGGCTACCGGGGCGCCGGAACGGTGGAGTTCATCGTGCCGGGCGGCGGTCTCCCGGGCAGCGGTCTCCCGGGCAGCGGCCCGAGGACCGCAGGAAGCCGAGAAGCGCAAGAAGCCCAAGAAGCCCAAGAAGGCTGTCTGCCCTTCTACTTCATGGAGATGAACACCCGCCTCCAGGTCGAACACCCGGTCACGGAACTGGTCACCGGCCTGGACCTGGTCGAGTGGCAGTTGCGCGTCGCCGCGGGCGAGCCGCTGGCCCACACGCAGCAGGACATCACCCTCACCGGCCATGCGATCGAGGCCCGGATCTGCGCGGAGACCGCACGGGCGGCGGACGGGCACGTGGACTTCCTGCCCTCCGCCGGCACCGTCCTGGCCCTGCGCGAACCGGCCGGCGACGGCATACGGGTCGACTCCGGCCTGCTCGAAGGCACCGAGGTCGGCACCTCCTACGACCCGATGCTCGCCAAGGTCATCGCGTACGGACCGGACCGGCCGGCCGCTCTGCGCCGGCTGCGGGCCGCCCTGGGCGCCACGACCGTCCTGGGTGTGGACACCAACACCGGCTTCCTGCGCGCGCTGCTGGCCCATCCGGACGTCGTATCGGGTGATCTGGACACCGGTCTGATCGACCGCGACGCGCACACGCTCGTACGGGCGGGGGTGCCCGACGAGGTGTACGGGGCCGCCGCGCTGCTGCGGCAGGCGGCCCTGGAACCGGGCCGTGGTGCGGCGGCAGCGGAGGAGGGCTGGACCGACCCGTTCTCCGTGCGGAGCGGGTGGCGGCTGGGCGGCGAGACCGCGTGGACGGTGCACCACCTGCGGGTACCCGGCCACGATCCGGTGACCGTCCGCGTACGGGACGCGGCCGGCGGAAGCCGGCCGGGGGCCGGGGCCGGCAGCGCCTACGAGGTCCGGGTCGGCGACGGTGAGCCCGTCCGCGCCGCCCTGGTGGCCGGCGGCGACCGCCCGGACACGGACCGGACGGTCCTCACCTGGGACGGCATGACCCACGCCTTCACCGCCGTCGCCCGCTCCGGGCCGGCGTCCGCGACGGACACCTGGCTCGGCCGGGACGGCGGGACCTGGTGCGTCCAGGACCACGATCCGGTGGCGGCGACGCTGCGCGGCGCGGCCGGCGGGCACGGCGTGGACGCGCTCACCGCGCCGATGCCCGGCACGGTCACCGTCGTCAAGGCGGCCGTGGGGGACGAGGTGGCGGCCGGTCAGGGGCTGCTGGTCGTGGAGGCGATGAAGATGGAACACGTGGTCTGCGCGCCGCACGCGGGCGTGGTGACCGAACTGGACGTGACACCCGGCAGCACGGTCGCCATGGACCAGGTGCTGGCGGTCGTCACGCCGTACGAGAGCGGTCTCGAAGGCGGTTCCGACGGCAGTCCTGAAGGCGGTCCCGGCGGCAGTCCTGAAGGCGGTCACCAAGACCGTCCCGAAGGCCCGGCTGCCGGCGGAGCCGGAAAGGGGGACTCATGA
- a CDS encoding acyl-CoA dehydrogenase family protein, translated as MPLDHRLSPELEELRRTVEAFAHDVVAPKIGEFYEQHAFPYEIVREMGRMGLFGLPFPEEYGGMGGDYLALGVALEELARVDSSVAITLEAGVSLGAMPIYHFGTEEQKREWLPRMCAGEMLGAFGLTEPDGGSDAGGTRTTAVRDGDSWVINGSKCFITNSGTDITGLVTVTAVTGRGEDGRPEISAIIVPSGTPGFTVAAPYSKVGWNASDTRELSFSDVRVPAANLLGKQGRGYAQFLRILDEGRIAISALATGLAQGCVDESVTYARTRHAFGKPIGSNQAIQFKLADMEMRAHTARLAWRDAASRMLHGESFKKEAALAKLYSSEIAVTNAREATQIHGGYGFMNEYPVARMWRDSKILEIGEGTSEVQRMLIARELGVTG; from the coding sequence ATGCCCCTGGACCACCGGCTCTCCCCCGAACTCGAAGAACTGCGCCGTACGGTCGAGGCGTTCGCGCACGACGTCGTGGCGCCGAAGATCGGCGAGTTCTACGAGCAGCACGCCTTCCCGTACGAGATCGTGCGCGAAATGGGCCGTATGGGCCTGTTCGGCCTGCCCTTCCCCGAGGAGTACGGCGGCATGGGCGGTGACTACCTGGCGCTGGGCGTCGCCCTGGAGGAACTGGCCCGGGTCGACTCCTCCGTGGCGATCACGCTGGAGGCCGGGGTCTCGCTCGGCGCCATGCCGATCTACCACTTCGGTACGGAGGAGCAGAAGCGCGAGTGGCTGCCGCGGATGTGCGCCGGCGAGATGCTGGGCGCCTTCGGCCTGACCGAGCCGGACGGCGGGTCGGACGCGGGCGGCACCCGCACCACGGCCGTACGCGACGGCGACTCCTGGGTGATCAACGGCAGCAAGTGCTTCATCACCAACTCCGGTACGGACATCACCGGGCTGGTCACGGTCACCGCCGTCACCGGCCGGGGCGAGGACGGACGGCCGGAGATCTCCGCGATCATCGTGCCGTCCGGCACCCCGGGCTTCACCGTCGCCGCGCCGTACTCCAAGGTCGGCTGGAACGCCTCGGACACCCGTGAGCTCTCCTTCTCCGACGTACGCGTCCCGGCCGCCAACCTCCTGGGGAAGCAGGGCCGCGGGTACGCCCAGTTCCTGCGCATCCTCGACGAGGGGCGGATCGCCATCTCGGCCCTGGCCACCGGCCTGGCGCAGGGCTGTGTGGACGAGTCGGTCACCTACGCGCGCACCCGCCACGCCTTCGGCAAGCCGATCGGCTCCAACCAGGCCATCCAGTTCAAGCTCGCGGACATGGAGATGCGCGCCCACACCGCGCGCCTGGCGTGGCGCGACGCCGCTTCCCGGATGCTGCACGGCGAGTCCTTCAAGAAGGAGGCCGCGCTCGCCAAGCTGTACTCCTCCGAGATCGCGGTCACCAATGCCCGGGAGGCCACGCAGATACACGGCGGGTACGGGTTCATGAACGAGTACCCGGTCGCCCGTATGTGGCGCGACTCCAAGATCCTGGAGATCGGCGAGGGGACCAGCGAGGTCCAGCGCATGCTGATCGCCCGGGAGCTGGGGGTCACGGGCTGA
- a CDS encoding carboxyl transferase domain-containing protein yields the protein MEQAPVLESSADPASDSWRANEAAHRELAARLREKLATARLGGGEKARARHTARGKLLPRDRVDALLDPGSPFLELAPLAADGMYGGAAPAAGVIAGIGRVSGREVVIVANDATVKGGTYYPMTVKKHLRAQEIALENRLPCLYLVDSGGAFLPMQDEVFPDREHFGRIFYNQARMSGAGIPQIAAVLGSCTAGGAYVPAMSDEAVIVREQGTIFLGGPPLVKAATGEVVTAEELGGGEVHSRTSGVTDHLAEDDAHALRIVRTIVGTLGDRAPLPWSVRPVEEPKADPAGLYGAVPADSRTPYDVREVIARIVDGSRFAEFKAEYGTTLVTGFAHLHGHPVGIVANNGILFSESAQKGAHFIELCDQRGIPLLFLQNISGFMVGRDYEAGGIAKHGAKMVTAVACTRVPKLTVVIGGSYGAGNYSMCGRAYSPRFLWMWPNAKISVMGGEQAASVLATVKRDQLQARGEEWSVEEEDAFKAPIREQYETQGNAYYATARLWDDGVIDPLETRQVLGLALTACANAPLPQRDATAPGYGVFRM from the coding sequence ATGGAGCAGGCACCGGTGCTGGAGAGCTCCGCCGATCCGGCGTCCGACTCCTGGCGCGCCAACGAGGCCGCGCACCGCGAACTGGCGGCGCGCCTGCGCGAGAAGCTGGCGACGGCGCGGCTGGGCGGCGGCGAGAAGGCCAGGGCCCGGCACACCGCGCGCGGCAAGCTGCTGCCGCGCGACCGGGTGGACGCCCTGCTGGACCCGGGCTCGCCCTTCCTGGAGCTGGCACCGCTGGCGGCGGACGGCATGTACGGAGGGGCCGCGCCCGCCGCCGGGGTGATCGCGGGCATCGGGCGGGTCAGCGGTCGCGAGGTGGTGATCGTGGCCAACGACGCCACGGTCAAGGGCGGCACGTACTACCCGATGACGGTCAAGAAGCATCTGCGGGCCCAGGAGATCGCACTGGAGAACCGCCTCCCGTGCCTGTATCTCGTCGACTCCGGCGGCGCCTTCCTGCCCATGCAGGACGAGGTCTTCCCCGACCGGGAGCACTTCGGGCGGATCTTCTACAACCAGGCCCGTATGTCGGGGGCCGGCATCCCCCAGATAGCGGCGGTGCTCGGGTCCTGTACGGCCGGCGGCGCGTACGTACCGGCCATGAGCGACGAGGCGGTGATCGTCCGCGAGCAGGGCACGATCTTCCTGGGCGGCCCGCCGCTGGTGAAGGCCGCCACCGGCGAGGTCGTCACGGCCGAGGAGCTGGGCGGCGGCGAGGTCCACTCCCGTACCTCCGGCGTCACCGACCACCTCGCCGAGGACGACGCCCACGCGCTGCGGATCGTGCGCACCATCGTCGGGACGCTCGGCGACCGCGCCCCGCTCCCCTGGTCCGTACGGCCCGTGGAGGAGCCGAAGGCCGACCCGGCGGGTCTGTACGGAGCGGTGCCCGCCGACTCCCGCACCCCCTACGACGTCCGCGAGGTCATCGCCCGGATCGTGGACGGCTCGCGCTTCGCGGAGTTCAAGGCCGAGTACGGCACGACGCTGGTGACCGGCTTCGCGCATCTGCACGGCCATCCGGTCGGCATCGTCGCCAACAACGGCATCCTGTTCTCCGAGTCCGCCCAGAAGGGCGCTCACTTCATCGAGCTGTGCGACCAGCGCGGCATCCCGCTGCTCTTCCTCCAGAACATCTCCGGCTTCATGGTCGGGCGCGACTACGAGGCGGGCGGCATCGCCAAGCACGGCGCGAAGATGGTCACGGCCGTGGCCTGTACGAGGGTTCCCAAGCTGACGGTCGTCATCGGTGGCTCGTACGGCGCCGGCAACTACTCGATGTGCGGCCGGGCCTACTCCCCCCGCTTCCTGTGGATGTGGCCCAACGCCAAGATCTCGGTCATGGGCGGCGAGCAGGCCGCCTCCGTCCTTGCGACCGTCAAGCGCGACCAGCTCCAGGCGCGCGGCGAGGAGTGGAGCGTCGAGGAGGAGGACGCCTTCAAGGCCCCGATCCGCGAGCAGTACGAGACCCAGGGCAACGCCTATTACGCGACCGCGCGGCTGTGGGACGACGGGGTCATCGACCCGCTGGAGACCCGTCAGGTGCTCGGTCTGGCCCTGACGGCCTGCGCCAACGCGCCGCTTCCCCAACGGGACGCCACCGCGCCCGGCTACGGCGTCTTCCGGATGTGA
- a CDS encoding hydroxymethylglutaryl-CoA lyase, whose amino-acid sequence MTAPGLPMAVPAEGLPPRVRIHEVGARDGLQNEKGVVPTEVKAEFIRRLADAGLTTIEATSFVHPKWVPQLADAEALFPQLADLAERAAPDVHAPGAHRASGGVHLPVLVPNERGLDRALSLGARRIAVFGSATESFAKANLNRTVDESLAMFEPVVARAKDAGVHVRGYLSMCFGDPWEGPVPVDRVVRVCRALLDLGCDELSLGDTIGVATPGHVRSLLSALNEAGVATPRIGVHFHDTYGQALSNTLAALQHGVTTVDASAGGLGGCPYAKSATGNLATEDLVWMLHGLGIETGVDLGRLIATSVWMAERLGRPSPSRTVRALSHKE is encoded by the coding sequence ATGACCGCGCCCGGACTTCCGATGGCCGTACCGGCCGAGGGCCTGCCGCCCCGGGTCCGCATCCATGAGGTCGGCGCCCGCGATGGTCTGCAGAACGAGAAGGGCGTCGTCCCCACCGAGGTCAAGGCGGAGTTCATCCGCCGGCTGGCCGACGCGGGCCTGACGACCATCGAGGCCACCAGCTTCGTCCACCCCAAGTGGGTGCCCCAACTGGCGGACGCCGAGGCACTGTTCCCCCAGCTCGCCGACCTCGCCGAACGCGCCGCGCCCGACGTACACGCGCCCGGCGCCCACCGCGCCTCCGGTGGCGTCCACCTCCCCGTCCTCGTCCCCAACGAGCGGGGTCTGGACCGCGCACTGTCGCTCGGTGCCCGCCGGATCGCCGTCTTCGGCAGCGCCACGGAGTCCTTCGCCAAGGCGAACCTCAACCGTACGGTGGACGAGTCGCTGGCCATGTTCGAGCCCGTCGTGGCCCGCGCCAAGGACGCCGGGGTCCACGTCCGCGGCTATCTGTCCATGTGCTTCGGCGACCCCTGGGAAGGCCCGGTTCCCGTCGACCGGGTCGTACGGGTCTGCCGTGCCCTGCTCGACCTGGGCTGTGACGAGCTGAGCCTGGGCGACACCATCGGCGTCGCCACGCCCGGCCACGTCCGGTCCCTGCTGTCCGCGCTGAACGAGGCGGGGGTGGCCACCCCGCGCATCGGCGTGCACTTCCACGACACGTACGGACAGGCGCTGTCCAACACCCTGGCCGCCCTCCAGCACGGCGTCACCACCGTCGACGCCTCGGCGGGCGGTCTGGGCGGCTGCCCGTACGCCAAGAGCGCCACCGGCAACCTCGCCACCGAAGACCTCGTCTGGATGCTGCACGGCCTCGGCATCGAGACCGGGGTCGACCTGGGCCGTCTGATCGCCACAAGCGTGTGGATGGCCGAACGTCTGGGCCGGCCGAGCCCCTCCCGCACCGTCCGCGCCCTCTCCCACAAGGAGTGA
- a CDS encoding universal stress protein, producing MAGHEIPEPADRKQVADPMADLEAAEQTRHSCDPAFQHGVVVGFDGSVSSERALAYAIGMARRSGSGLIIVHVANRLPTTVWAGCEPPVFVDVPDHRTEVLGLELACADHLAEIPWILVERGGDICHELEEVGQEYAADAIVVGSTHGIVGRIFGSVAGRLARRAQRPVIVIP from the coding sequence ATGGCCGGTCACGAAATCCCCGAACCCGCGGACCGCAAGCAGGTCGCCGATCCGATGGCTGACCTCGAAGCGGCGGAACAGACACGCCACTCCTGCGACCCAGCCTTCCAGCACGGCGTGGTCGTCGGCTTCGACGGCTCGGTCTCCAGCGAGCGGGCGTTGGCGTATGCAATCGGTATGGCCAGGCGCTCGGGCTCCGGTCTGATCATCGTCCATGTGGCCAACCGGCTCCCGACGACCGTATGGGCGGGCTGTGAACCGCCGGTCTTCGTGGACGTGCCGGACCACCGCACCGAAGTCCTCGGGCTGGAGCTCGCCTGCGCCGACCACCTCGCCGAGATCCCCTGGATCCTGGTCGAGCGGGGCGGTGACATCTGCCACGAGCTGGAGGAGGTCGGCCAGGAGTACGCGGCCGACGCCATCGTGGTGGGCTCGACGCACGGCATCGTGGGCCGGATCTTCGGCTCGGTCGCGGGACGGCTGGCGCGGCGCGCCCAGCGGCCCGTCATCGTCATCCCCTGA